One region of Candidatus Thorarchaeota archaeon genomic DNA includes:
- a CDS encoding 50S ribosomal protein L5: MRKPFISKVVVDMCVGGGETLNKATTILEALTGQTPVQSIARQTIRDFGIRKKEAIAVRVTLRHEKAVEFLKRALKAKDDALLIRNWDEDGNFAFGISEHIDLPGVKYDPQLGVQGMNITVCLERPGYRVKRRRRQQSKVPWRHRLTPEESMVFVRKEFGIEILEKERERTYMV, encoded by the coding sequence GGTGGAGAGACGCTCAACAAGGCTACAACAATACTTGAGGCTCTCACAGGACAGACACCGGTCCAATCAATTGCAAGACAGACAATCCGTGACTTCGGAATACGAAAGAAGGAGGCGATTGCAGTGCGCGTGACGCTCCGACATGAGAAGGCTGTCGAGTTCCTGAAGAGAGCCCTGAAGGCAAAGGACGACGCACTCCTGATCAGGAACTGGGATGAGGACGGCAACTTCGCCTTTGGAATAAGCGAACACATTGATCTGCCCGGTGTCAAGTACGACCCACAGCTCGGAGTACAGGGCATGAACATAACAGTCTGTCTGGAACGGCCCGGGTACAGAGTGAAGAGGCGGCGCAGACAGCAGTCCAAGGTTCCCTGGCGTCATAGACTGACTCCTGAGGAGAGCATGGTGTTCGTGCGAAAGGAGTTTGGTATCGAGATACTTGAGAAGGAAAGGGAACGGACCTATATGGTGTAG
- a CDS encoding 30S ribosomal protein S14, which produces MSTNKDKGKKRKSMGKGSRTCIRCGTHRAVIRSYGLNICRRCFRETARKMGFKKFQ; this is translated from the coding sequence ATGAGTACGAACAAGGACAAGGGAAAGAAGCGTAAGAGCATGGGAAAGGGAAGCCGCACGTGCATACGCTGCGGAACACACCGTGCAGTCATCCGTTCCTACGGGCTCAACATATGCCGCCGCTGTTTCAGAGAGACAGCACGGAAGATGGGCTTCAAGAAGTTCCAATAG